Genomic window (Candidatus Margulisiibacteriota bacterium):
TATCTTTAAATAATTCCCGATTTAAAGGAAAACCCTGCCGCTCGGCGAAATCACAGCAAAAACAAATAATTGCTCTAGTATTCCCTTCCCTAAAAGGATGAACTTTCCATAAAGCGGTAAGGTCTTGAGCAAAATTTTCAGCTTTTTGCTTGAGAGTTAGAGCAGGCCAATTTAGGGACTTCATTTTTTGGCAGGCTGTGCTGAAATCTTTCTTAATATTTTGGATCTCTGAGTATTCTACAGATAGGCCGCCGAGCACGGCTTCCGGTTTTTCGATGTTAATGATCCTTATTTTTCCGGCCCATTCATAAATATCTTGAAAAATAAATTTATGTGTTTTGCAGAGCAGGGTAAAATTAAAATCGCTATTGAGCGGGTTATCCAAAAGTTGTCTTAATCGCAAACTTGTATAGTCTGCTTCGATTTTTTCTAAAGCTTGTTCAGAGCGTTCGTCAAATAAATTAATAAGCGTTTCGGAGCCAGAATACAGATAAGGGTCGGCCATGTTAACCAGCTTTTTTTAGAACTTTGGCGCCTTTCATTCGATATTTTTTGTTCAGAGATTTTTCAATGTCAGTCAGGGTCATTTCGCCGGCGCTTTCTTTTTTGACCATTTCCATAAATTCAGGCGTAGGCTCTAGACCGTCCACTTTGATCAACCCTAGCGCAAAATTCCAGGCCGTAGTTTTATTCATTTTTACTGCCTCCAGTATGTAATTATAACATATCTGACACAAGTATAATTTTTAGAAAAAAGAGGAGGATGGGGCGTTAAGTAGGGCAACCTGTTCTCAAAAAAATTATACTCCAGCCGCCAAAATAATGTATAATACTTTCTGTTTTGTTACTATAAAGACAGGAAGTGATCGTGTGTCCGCTATACTTGCCGAACTTAAAAAGAAAGCTCAAGCTAAATATAAAAAAGTAGTTCTCCCCGAAAGTTATGATGAGCGCGTTCTTCAGGCCGCGGCTATCGTCCTCAAAGAAAAAATTGCGCGGGTCATTCTGCTCGGCCAGCCAGCTAAGATCAAAGAGCTGGCGGACAAGGCCGGCGCGGAAATTTCCGCCGCGGAAATTATCGATCCGGAAAATTACGCGCGCTCTGCCGAACTGGCCAGCCTGTACTATGAACGCCGCAAACACAAAGGCGCGACGCTGGAGGAAGCGCAAAAACTGATGACCACCGATCCGGTGTTTGCTGGCGCGGGACTGGTCGGCATTGGCGCGGCGGACTGCCTGGTCTGCGGCTGCGTCACGGCTACAGCCAGAGTCATCAAATCCGCGCTGTTCTGCATCGGCATGCGTAAAGGTATCGCGCTGGTGTCCAGTTATTTTATGATGGTCGCGCCGGATAAGTCTTTCGGCGAGGACGGCGTTTTATTTTTTGCGGACTGCGCGGTCAATCCCAATCCCGACGCCGCGCAGCTGGCGGACATTGCCAAATGCACGGCGGACAGCCTGCGGCAGATAATTGGCGCCAACGCCAGGATCGCTCTGCTGTCTTTTTCGACGAAAGGCTCCGCGGCGCATCCCGATGTGGAAAAAGTTACGAATGCGCTTAAAATAGCTAAAGAAAAATATCCAGAGTTAGACATAGACGGCGAATTACAACTGGACGCCGCGCTACTGCCGGCGGTCGGGCAGCTCAAAGCTCCCGGCTCGGCCATTGCCGGGCAGGCCAATACACTGATCTTTCCTGACCTTGACGCTGGCAATATCGGCTACAAACTTGTCCAGCGTTTTGGCAAAGCCGAGGCTGTCGGCCCCATATTGCAGGGGCTGGCCAGGCCG
Coding sequences:
- a CDS encoding Fic family protein → MADPYLYSGSETLINLFDERSEQALEKIEADYTSLRLRQLLDNPLNSDFNFTLLCKTHKFIFQDIYEWAGKIRIINIEKPEAVLGGLSVEYSEIQNIKKDFSTACQKMKSLNWPALTLKQKAENFAQDLTALWKVHPFREGNTRAIICFCCDFAERQGFPLNRELFKDNSLYVRRALVASSAVFKEFGNLAKPQYLIDIIKEAIKTA
- a CDS encoding antitoxin VbhA family protein is translated as MNKTTAWNFALGLIKVDGLEPTPEFMEMVKKESAGEMTLTDIEKSLNKKYRMKGAKVLKKAG
- the pta gene encoding phosphate acetyltransferase; protein product: MSAILAELKKKAQAKYKKVVLPESYDERVLQAAAIVLKEKIARVILLGQPAKIKELADKAGAEISAAEIIDPENYARSAELASLYYERRKHKGATLEEAQKLMTTDPVFAGAGLVGIGAADCLVCGCVTATARVIKSALFCIGMRKGIALVSSYFMMVAPDKSFGEDGVLFFADCAVNPNPDAAQLADIAKCTADSLRQIIGANARIALLSFSTKGSAAHPDVEKVTNALKIAKEKYPELDIDGELQLDAALLPAVGQLKAPGSAIAGQANTLIFPDLDAGNIGYKLVQRFGKAEAVGPILQGLARPVNDLSRGCSAQDIVNTVIITELQTEE